TTGGGACAGCTGCTGGAGGAGCTACAGTGCCAGCTGATTCTGCCACAGGCCTTCCCCAGGAGGAACCTAGTGCAAGAAGCCAGGGATGCCATCGTGGGCACCTTACAGTCCTGCCATGGCTGTGTGCCTGATCTCACCCTGGTGCTCCATGACTTCCAGCCACCCTTACCAGGTgagcctgcctcctgctccctgtaTTCCCCTTCCCCTGTCTGCTCTAGCTCAGCTGTCCCCCATGCTTTTTTCCTTTGTGCCAGGGACCAAGCCTGGAGGCCCTGAAAGCCAAAGGATGACATCCTCCTGGATCAGCAGCCCCGAGCAGGCCctaggggaggggaggcagaggaggcaaCGGAGGACAAAGGAGCTTACCTTTGCCATTTCTCACACCTCCAGCACTCCCATGGTGCACAGGGTGAGCCTGGCACCTCCAAAAGGTCCCTGGCCACCACCCTTGCCCTTGTTGCCTTCACCATCTGGGGCAGCCTGGGCCCCCCCAACAGCCTTTGACCTGCTGAAAAGTATCTGGCTCGTAGccacaccaccccctccccagccctggggggTCGGGCCACAACAACCCCTGCCTCAGCCACCATCACCCTTGTTGCCTGGAACTTCTGCCCTGGACTGGagccccagccctcctgccccaCTGCCCAGCCTCTCCTGGGTAGTGGCCCAGAGCAGCCCAGAGACCTGGTCCTTTCCACCCATGAGACTGTACTGAGGGGGCTGAGGCTGGGCCGGGGGTACTCCTAATCACCTCAATAAAGTACCTTCTACATGATCCCCTTGATTTTCAGTGAGTAGCTGACCAAGGATAGCAGTTTTGCTTTGCTCTGAGTTCTGGGTCCAAGAGGGAGGGGAAGATGCCGTCATTTATCACCTTCCTAGGGTTTGAGGGGCCAGAGTTGGGGAAACCTGGGGCTTTAGTCAGTTCCACACATTCACCCAGGAAGCCAACTATATGCCAGGAGTGTAAGGAAGGAGTGATGATTCTGCCCCGGTGATGAGGGAGTTTTTCAGAAGGGAGCAGATCTAGATCTTTACAAGTCTTAAGATGAGTAAAAACTTACTAGTAGTGGAGGAAAAGAACATTTCAGGCAATACTAGGAATGCTGTTCTGTGAGACAGTATGTGCATGTAGTCCATATTCCTAGGCTGTCCTGGGACCTAGAGTGAGTCATGTTCAGGCCCTGCTGTTGATGGGCTCCTGGTCCGGCAGGCACAGGGACTGTGTTTGCAGGATCACGACAGGAAGGCCTGTCGAGATGAGGCCTGAACCTGCCCCCCAGACTTTTTACTTTGGCTCAagatacattttacatttttgaattAATTGCCTACTATTACAAACCAgtttgctttaaaacaaaagcaaaaccaaaaaagcccaacacatttctggcttctctgggggaaaaaaaaaaaaggaaagaaagaaagaaaagatctggCAGCAGATCTACTATCCCTTCTGGCAACAACTGGCTCAAACCGAGGAGCCGAGGCCACCTGTTCATGGGGCTCACACCGAAGTGTTTCATGCCCTTATGTTTCCTGCCTGGCACCTGGTTTAGAAAGTTtcataaaatgatattttgaggAGCAGCACATTTTTtgcagaggagggggaggaacgAAGCTAGAAATGTTTTCTGGAATCTGATCAGGAAAAGGAAGCTGAGGGACTTGGATGCTACTCTGTAAAGCCTTTCCAGGGATCCCGTTGCCCACTG
The genomic region above belongs to Neovison vison isolate M4711 chromosome 7, ASM_NN_V1, whole genome shotgun sequence and contains:
- the PRR19 gene encoding proline-rich protein 19 isoform X1; translation: MGELGRPGRVGRGALPRPPLPSRQQWPVPTPAVQRAQRRTPGRRLLCRSGNLHLEGEDTMDPRGPAPQPFQRPEKPGRVRRRKTRRERNEALMGNRRALTRQDPPVASQDLPVAATAPKLVVITQGRLSREHWGLFNHEVKSLDVARLLSCESMEPGTTSFPTKPSLSPSRVQEPALQSRGKENQVPRGSGPGPPSPPEIPGLGQLLEELQCQLILPQAFPRRNLVQEARDAIVGTLQSCHGCVPDLTLVLHDFQPPLPGTKPGGPESQRMTSSWISSPEQALGEGRQRRQRRTKELTFAISHTSSTPMVHRVSLAPPKGPWPPPLPLLPSPSGAAWAPPTAFDLLKSIWLVATPPPPQPWGVGPQQPLPQPPSPLLPGTSALDWSPSPPAPLPSLSWVVAQSSPETWSFPPMRLY
- the PRR19 gene encoding proline-rich protein 19 isoform X2, whose product is MDPRGPAPQPFQRPEKPGRVRRRKTRRERNEALMGNRRALTRQDPPVASQDLPVAATAPKLVVITQGRLSREHWGLFNHEVKSLDVARLLSCESMEPGTTSFPTKPSLSPSRVQEPALQSRGKENQVPRGSGPGPPSPPEIPGLGQLLEELQCQLILPQAFPRRNLVQEARDAIVGTLQSCHGCVPDLTLVLHDFQPPLPGTKPGGPESQRMTSSWISSPEQALGEGRQRRQRRTKELTFAISHTSSTPMVHRVSLAPPKGPWPPPLPLLPSPSGAAWAPPTAFDLLKSIWLVATPPPPQPWGVGPQQPLPQPPSPLLPGTSALDWSPSPPAPLPSLSWVVAQSSPETWSFPPMRLY